One segment of Phaeacidiphilus oryzae TH49 DNA contains the following:
- a CDS encoding sensor histidine kinase: MDGSAAASGVLRRAAARTRRVLGYAGRAAWYAPDRAVPAPRLLTVVIPAHPRARRVLAAAGIAGVAALAWTAELQLNDLVFGSLGPLAWALAALQVFPLTLAAARPLTAWRISSVGMVLTTFAEVGHAPSPFWPWTISGCVAYLLMVFCAALAHGRDIAIGMDLLTACGVLLPAFFLVGLPPVVMAVAAVAVTLVLVVGESVHSRQEAERHLVRAEEQRRLGLARQAVLEERARIARELHDVVAHHMSMIAIQAEAAPYKQPGLPEKTLRTFGAIREASTTALTEMRRVIGLLREEDGQDVQRAPQPGIRSIPDMVRAARTAGMRVDLTLAAGHEPVPAVVDVSAYRIVQEALSNAGRHAPGATVEVEVVHGPGELLVRVSDDGVPAVPDLEASPPPPPAAGGGHGLTGMRERALMLGGTLAAGRREHGGFQVTAVLPLDGPSPEAAGTSALGALGRLTRQSAPAEAPTGDRREGGAGELPEVRLGRSGG; this comes from the coding sequence ATGGACGGATCCGCCGCCGCGTCAGGAGTCCTGCGTCGAGCCGCCGCGCGCACCCGGCGGGTCCTCGGCTACGCGGGCCGCGCGGCCTGGTACGCACCGGATCGCGCGGTTCCGGCGCCGCGGCTGCTCACGGTGGTGATCCCGGCGCACCCGCGCGCCCGGCGGGTGCTCGCCGCCGCCGGGATCGCCGGGGTCGCCGCCCTCGCCTGGACGGCCGAACTCCAGCTCAACGACCTGGTGTTCGGCTCCCTCGGGCCGCTCGCCTGGGCGCTCGCCGCGCTCCAGGTCTTCCCGCTGACGCTGGCCGCGGCGCGGCCGCTGACCGCCTGGCGGATCTCCTCGGTGGGCATGGTCCTCACCACCTTCGCCGAGGTCGGCCACGCCCCCTCGCCGTTCTGGCCGTGGACCATCAGCGGCTGCGTCGCCTACCTCCTGATGGTCTTCTGCGCCGCCCTCGCCCACGGCCGGGACATCGCCATCGGCATGGACCTCCTCACCGCCTGCGGGGTGCTCCTCCCGGCGTTCTTCCTGGTCGGACTGCCGCCGGTGGTGATGGCGGTGGCCGCGGTCGCGGTCACCCTGGTGCTGGTGGTCGGCGAGTCGGTGCACTCCCGCCAGGAGGCCGAGCGGCATCTCGTACGGGCCGAGGAGCAGCGCCGTCTCGGCCTGGCCCGGCAGGCCGTGCTGGAGGAGCGGGCCAGGATCGCCCGCGAGCTCCATGACGTGGTCGCCCACCACATGTCGATGATCGCCATCCAGGCCGAGGCGGCCCCGTACAAGCAGCCGGGGCTGCCGGAGAAGACGCTGCGCACCTTCGGGGCGATCCGGGAGGCCTCGACCACGGCGCTCACCGAGATGCGCCGGGTGATCGGCCTGCTCCGGGAGGAGGACGGGCAGGACGTGCAGCGCGCCCCGCAACCGGGCATCCGCTCGATCCCGGACATGGTGCGGGCGGCCAGGACGGCCGGGATGCGGGTCGACCTGACGCTGGCCGCGGGGCACGAGCCGGTGCCGGCGGTGGTCGACGTCTCCGCGTACCGGATCGTCCAGGAGGCGCTGAGCAACGCGGGCCGGCACGCGCCCGGCGCGACCGTCGAGGTCGAGGTGGTACACGGTCCAGGAGAGCTGCTGGTCCGGGTGAGCGACGACGGGGTGCCCGCCGTCCCGGACCTGGAGGCCTCGCCTCCGCCGCCCCCCGCCGCGGGCGGGGGCCACGGGCTGACCGGGATGCGGGAGCGGGCGCTGATGCTCGGCGGCACGCTGGCGGCCGGACGGCGCGAGCACGGCGGGTTCCAGGTCACCGCCGTGCTGCCGCTGGACGGTCCGTCACCGGAGGCCGCGGGCACCTCGGCGCTGGGCGCGCTCGGCCGTCTGACCCGGCAGTCGGCCCCGGCCGAGGCGCCGACCGGTGACCGGAGGGAAGGCGGGGCAGGGGAGTTGCCGGAGGTGCGACTTGGAAGAAGCGGTGGCTGA
- a CDS encoding PfkB family carbohydrate kinase, giving the protein MIAVVGGVAVETALAVPRLPGVGETVVGGPAARRPGGQGLRQALAAARLAVGSTGGLGGVRVAILGRVGADPDGELARSALAEEDVDVAWLMGSVDVMTGQRITLHPDGESAGGQAAAVSPGANAELSAEDCAAAGALLRDAEVTLLQHGGAGDRFGAGARGALADPGAPGVPDEAAAAAARLAGGTVLLIPGPVGEVPADLLAMVDVLVPDRDGLAAVVGAAPEDLPDLHAVADAARSLRGPASVVVRLGPEGALVVEDGAVLLIPPPAAMPSATLAGTPTATPGTAAGAEAGAGAGAGAGAVDAGGRWGALAGDAFCAGLAVAVAEREPLHEAARFACAAGALVAHGGVRGLSALPTREEVERITSRGSA; this is encoded by the coding sequence ATGATCGCGGTGGTGGGCGGGGTGGCCGTGGAGACCGCGCTGGCGGTCCCCCGGCTGCCCGGCGTCGGCGAGACCGTGGTCGGCGGGCCCGCCGCGCGCCGGCCGGGCGGCCAGGGCCTGCGGCAGGCGCTCGCCGCGGCCCGGCTGGCCGTCGGCAGCACCGGGGGCCTGGGCGGCGTACGGGTGGCGATCCTCGGCAGGGTGGGCGCGGACCCGGACGGCGAGCTGGCCCGCTCGGCGCTGGCCGAGGAGGACGTGGACGTCGCCTGGCTGATGGGCTCGGTGGACGTCATGACGGGCCAGCGGATCACCCTCCATCCGGACGGCGAGTCGGCCGGCGGGCAGGCCGCCGCGGTGTCGCCGGGCGCCAACGCCGAGCTCTCCGCGGAGGACTGCGCGGCCGCCGGGGCGCTGCTACGGGACGCCGAGGTGACGCTCCTTCAGCACGGCGGCGCGGGCGACCGGTTCGGCGCCGGTGCCAGGGGCGCCCTCGCGGACCCCGGCGCCCCCGGCGTTCCGGACGAGGCCGCCGCCGCGGCCGCCCGGCTGGCCGGCGGAACGGTTCTCCTCATCCCCGGGCCGGTCGGCGAGGTGCCGGCCGACCTGCTGGCGATGGTCGACGTCCTGGTCCCGGACCGGGACGGCCTGGCCGCGGTGGTCGGCGCCGCCCCGGAGGACCTGCCGGACCTCCACGCCGTGGCGGACGCGGCCCGCTCGCTGCGCGGCCCCGCCTCGGTGGTGGTCCGGCTCGGGCCGGAGGGGGCGCTGGTGGTGGAGGACGGCGCGGTGCTGCTGATCCCCCCGCCGGCCGCGATGCCGTCCGCGACGCTGGCCGGGACGCCGACCGCGACGCCGGGGACGGCGGCCGGTGCGGAAGCAGGCGCGGGGGCCGGCGCGGGGGCCGGCGCGGTGGACGCCGGCGGGCGCTGGGGTGCCCTGGCCGGGGACGCCTTCTGCGCCGGCCTCGCGGTCGCCGTCGCCGAGCGGGAGCCGCTGCACGAGGCGGCCAGGTTCGCCTGCGCCGCGGGCGCGCTGGTGGCCCACGGCGGCGTACGGGGCCTGTCCGCGCTCCCCACCAGGGAGGAGGTGGAGAGGATCACCAGCCGGGGTTCCGCATGA
- a CDS encoding APC family permease: MSTETPGAPSPVPTPGIGARMLHRKPISALIAESGQSIEEGGAAAAQEAAHGEAGHGHLRRTIGLAQLSAIGIGATIGTGIFFVLNTSVPEAGPAVIVSFVLAAITAGLTALCYAELASAIPVSGSSYSYAYATLGQAVGFGVGACLLLEYGVSASAVAVGWGQYLNEFFSDAFGFSLPEAIAAPPGDGGVVNVPAMVLVGLCCLLLVRGARESATANAVMVAIKLLVLVLFVCIGFTGFHSGNLHPFAPLGFAGITSAASSIFFSFIGLDAVSTAGEEVRNPRRTMPLAIIIALGVVTLFYILVALAAVGAQKWTIFQGQDAGLAQILKNVTGSSWPAVMFSLGAIVSIFSVTLVVIYGQTRILYTMGRDGVLPRRFAEVSPRTGTPVWNTWVVGIGVALLAGFVPLDELADLTSMGTLVAFSVVSIGVIVLRRTQPNLPRGFKVPGYPVVPVLSVAFCAYLIYGLHWQTYAAFGAWLAGAAVVYFGYSVRHAKLHS, translated from the coding sequence GTGAGCACCGAAACCCCCGGCGCCCCCAGCCCCGTCCCCACCCCCGGGATCGGCGCCCGGATGCTGCACCGGAAGCCGATCTCCGCCCTGATCGCGGAGAGCGGCCAGAGCATCGAGGAGGGCGGTGCGGCCGCCGCCCAGGAGGCCGCCCACGGCGAGGCCGGCCACGGCCACCTCCGCCGGACCATCGGCCTCGCCCAGCTCTCGGCGATCGGCATCGGCGCCACCATCGGCACCGGGATCTTCTTCGTCCTCAACACCTCGGTCCCCGAGGCCGGACCGGCCGTCATCGTCTCCTTCGTGCTGGCCGCGATCACCGCCGGGCTGACCGCGCTCTGCTACGCCGAGCTGGCCTCCGCCATCCCGGTCTCCGGCTCCTCCTACTCCTACGCGTACGCCACCCTCGGCCAGGCGGTCGGCTTCGGGGTGGGCGCCTGCCTGCTGCTGGAGTACGGGGTCTCCGCCTCGGCGGTCGCGGTCGGCTGGGGGCAGTACCTCAACGAGTTCTTCTCGGACGCCTTCGGCTTCAGCCTCCCCGAGGCGATCGCCGCCCCGCCGGGGGACGGCGGCGTGGTGAACGTCCCGGCGATGGTGCTGGTCGGCCTCTGCTGCCTGCTGCTGGTGCGCGGGGCGCGGGAGTCGGCGACCGCCAACGCGGTGATGGTGGCGATCAAGCTGCTGGTGCTGGTGCTCTTCGTCTGCATCGGCTTCACCGGGTTCCACTCCGGCAACCTCCACCCGTTCGCCCCGCTCGGTTTCGCCGGCATCACCTCGGCCGCGTCCAGCATCTTCTTCTCGTTCATCGGCCTCGACGCGGTCTCCACCGCGGGCGAGGAGGTGCGCAACCCGCGCCGGACCATGCCGCTGGCGATCATCATCGCGCTGGGGGTGGTCACCCTCTTCTACATCCTGGTCGCGCTGGCCGCGGTCGGCGCCCAGAAGTGGACGATCTTCCAGGGGCAGGACGCGGGGCTGGCGCAGATCCTCAAGAACGTCACCGGTTCGAGCTGGCCGGCCGTCATGTTCTCGCTGGGCGCGATCGTCTCGATCTTCAGCGTCACGCTGGTGGTCATCTACGGCCAGACCCGCATCCTCTACACCATGGGCCGGGACGGCGTGCTGCCGCGCCGCTTCGCCGAGGTCTCGCCGCGGACCGGTACGCCGGTCTGGAACACCTGGGTGGTCGGCATCGGCGTGGCGCTGCTGGCCGGCTTCGTCCCGCTGGACGAGCTGGCGGACCTCACCAGCATGGGCACCCTGGTCGCGTTCTCGGTGGTCTCGATCGGCGTGATCGTGCTGCGGCGGACCCAGCCGAACCTGCCGCGGGGCTTCAAGGTCCCGGGGTACCCGGTGGTCCCGGTGCTGAGCGTCGCGTTCTGCGCGTACCTGATCTACGGCCTCCACTGGCAGACGTACGCCGCGTTCGGCGCGTGGCTCGCGGGGGCGGCGGTGGTCTACTTCGGCTACAGCGTGCGCCATGCGAAGCTCCACTCCTGA
- a CDS encoding VOC family protein yields MAVRRLNHAVLYIRDVRRSVEFYSAVLGFGVAAEIPGRAAFLRAPDSLNDHDLGLFALGGGAPAPSRGSVGLYHLAWEVGTLGELTAAREELVRRDALVGQSDHGVSKSLYAQDPDGIEFEVMWRVPREDWPADGGAGVLPLDLQDALRRWGSGLATGAAAGSAT; encoded by the coding sequence ATGGCCGTGCGCCGACTGAACCACGCCGTGCTGTACATCAGGGACGTCCGCCGGTCGGTGGAGTTCTACTCCGCCGTGCTCGGCTTCGGGGTGGCCGCCGAGATCCCCGGCCGGGCCGCCTTCCTCCGCGCCCCGGACAGCCTGAACGACCACGACCTCGGGCTTTTCGCCCTCGGCGGGGGCGCCCCGGCCCCCTCCCGCGGCAGCGTCGGGCTCTACCACCTGGCGTGGGAGGTCGGCACCCTCGGCGAGCTGACCGCCGCCCGCGAGGAGCTGGTCCGCCGCGACGCCCTGGTCGGCCAGTCCGACCACGGCGTGTCCAAGTCGCTGTACGCGCAGGACCCGGACGGGATCGAGTTCGAGGTGATGTGGCGGGTCCCGCGCGAGGACTGGCCGGCGGACGGCGGGGCGGGCGTCCTCCCGCTGGACCTCCAGGACGCCCTCCGCCGCTGGGGCAGCGGACTCGCCACCGGCGCCGCCGCCGGCTCGGCGACCTGA
- a CDS encoding N,N-dimethylformamidase beta subunit family domain-containing protein → MVQDGNPGNEEPARPSGIRRRRFLAAGAAGVAAGAVGLGIAACSADSGGHKGPAAAGDASAGTGHGPSVLTENDRPGSPDWRITSQGPAEAILGYTDKVSVLPGEPFGLHVSTTADAFRVSAYRVGWYHGDQARLVWRSDRVAGRRQSPAAFLPATRTVHAGWDQDLTVGTDGWPEGAYLLRLDGEHGHQRYVPMVVRSASADGRTLLMHAPATWQAYNLWGGYSLYQGENGSYATRSLSVTFDRPYDSSGAEKFMVYERAAVVLAERLGIPLAYTTGIDVHLDPTVLHGATALFSLGHDEYWTPEQRASVTRARDAGTNLAFLGANTCFRRVRLEKGRGGGANRSVVCYKTDWQNDPEYFRDRKLVSTDFREPPAADPESSMTGVYYEGYPTDAPYVVHTPDHWLYEGTGVRRGDSFAHLVGVEYDRVTPEVPTPRPIEVLAHSPLVCNGRHSFSDSAYYSTRSGAGVFGSGTMRWVEGLMAGTRDDGRDHGMDARTRLFVTRTTENLFRAFAAGPAGHTRPARDNLKGVYA, encoded by the coding sequence ATGGTCCAGGACGGAAATCCCGGAAACGAAGAGCCGGCGCGCCCCAGCGGCATTCGGCGGCGGCGGTTCCTCGCCGCCGGGGCCGCCGGAGTGGCCGCGGGCGCGGTCGGTCTCGGCATCGCCGCCTGCTCCGCCGACTCGGGCGGGCACAAGGGCCCGGCCGCCGCCGGCGACGCCTCCGCCGGCACCGGCCACGGCCCCTCCGTGCTGACCGAGAACGACCGCCCCGGCAGCCCCGACTGGCGGATCACCTCCCAGGGCCCGGCCGAGGCGATCCTCGGCTACACCGACAAGGTCAGCGTCCTGCCCGGCGAGCCCTTCGGGCTGCACGTCTCGACCACCGCCGACGCCTTCCGGGTCTCCGCCTACCGGGTCGGCTGGTACCACGGCGACCAGGCCCGCCTGGTCTGGCGCTCCGACCGGGTGGCCGGCCGCCGCCAGTCGCCCGCCGCCTTCCTCCCGGCCACCCGCACCGTCCACGCCGGCTGGGACCAGGACCTGACCGTCGGCACGGACGGCTGGCCCGAGGGCGCCTACCTCCTCCGCCTCGACGGCGAGCACGGCCACCAGCGGTACGTGCCGATGGTGGTGCGCTCGGCCTCCGCCGACGGCCGCACCCTGCTGATGCACGCCCCGGCCACCTGGCAGGCGTACAACCTGTGGGGCGGCTACAGCCTCTACCAGGGCGAGAACGGCTCATATGCGACCCGCTCGCTCTCCGTCACCTTCGACCGGCCGTACGACTCGAGCGGCGCGGAGAAGTTCATGGTGTACGAGCGGGCCGCGGTGGTCCTCGCCGAGCGGCTCGGCATCCCGCTCGCCTACACCACCGGCATCGACGTCCACCTCGACCCGACCGTGCTGCACGGCGCCACCGCGCTCTTCTCGCTGGGCCACGACGAGTACTGGACGCCGGAGCAGCGGGCCTCCGTCACCCGGGCCCGGGACGCCGGCACCAACCTGGCCTTCCTCGGCGCCAACACCTGCTTCCGCCGGGTCCGCCTGGAGAAGGGCCGCGGCGGAGGCGCCAACCGCTCGGTCGTCTGCTACAAGACCGACTGGCAGAACGACCCGGAGTACTTCCGGGACCGCAAACTGGTCTCCACCGACTTCCGCGAGCCCCCGGCCGCCGACCCGGAGTCCTCGATGACCGGCGTCTACTACGAGGGCTACCCGACGGACGCCCCCTACGTCGTCCACACCCCGGACCACTGGCTGTACGAGGGCACCGGGGTGCGCCGCGGGGACTCCTTCGCCCACCTGGTCGGTGTCGAGTACGACAGAGTCACCCCGGAGGTGCCGACCCCGCGGCCGATCGAGGTGCTGGCCCACTCGCCGCTGGTCTGCAACGGCCGGCACAGCTTCTCGGACTCCGCGTACTACAGCACCCGCAGCGGCGCCGGCGTCTTCGGCAGCGGCACCATGCGCTGGGTGGAGGGCCTGATGGCCGGGACCAGGGACGACGGCCGCGACCACGGGATGGACGCCCGGACCAGGCTCTTCGTCACCCGGACCACGGAGAACCTCTTCCGCGCCTTCGCCGCCGGGCCGGCCGGGCACACCAGGCCGGCCCGGGACAACCTCAAGGGCGTCTACGCCTAG
- a CDS encoding response regulator, with protein MAERPSREPGGPIRVLLVDDQEMVRDGLGAVLSSAPDIEMVGEAGDGRQAVALAERLRPDVVVMDIRMPGMDGLTATGRILGKDGAQAAGAPAPAGASDPPRPGEGVPRVLILTTFDLDEYVYEALALGASGFLLKDAPARDLVTAVRVVASGEALLAPSVTRRLIADVARRRRSGSLRPEAVSALTGRELDVLRLVARGLSNGEIAEHLFLSEQTIKTHVGRILAKLELRDRTQAVVFAYENGLTGSPGEET; from the coding sequence GTGGCTGAGCGGCCCTCACGCGAGCCCGGCGGGCCGATCCGGGTGCTGCTCGTCGACGATCAGGAGATGGTGCGGGACGGCCTGGGGGCGGTGCTCTCCTCGGCGCCGGACATCGAGATGGTCGGCGAGGCCGGCGACGGCCGCCAGGCGGTGGCGCTGGCCGAACGGCTGCGCCCGGACGTGGTGGTGATGGACATCCGGATGCCCGGCATGGACGGGCTCACCGCCACCGGCCGCATCCTCGGCAAGGACGGCGCTCAGGCCGCCGGCGCCCCCGCCCCCGCCGGCGCCTCGGATCCCCCGAGACCCGGGGAGGGCGTCCCCCGGGTGCTCATCCTCACCACCTTCGACCTGGACGAGTACGTCTACGAGGCGCTCGCGCTCGGCGCCAGCGGATTCCTGCTGAAGGACGCCCCCGCGCGGGACCTGGTCACCGCGGTCCGGGTGGTGGCCTCGGGCGAGGCGCTGCTCGCGCCCTCCGTGACCCGCCGGCTGATCGCCGACGTGGCCCGCCGCCGCCGCTCCGGCAGCCTGCGGCCGGAGGCCGTCTCGGCGCTCACCGGCAGGGAGCTGGACGTGCTGCGGCTGGTCGCCCGCGGACTCTCCAACGGCGAGATCGCCGAGCACCTCTTCCTCTCCGAGCAGACCATCAAGACCCATGTCGGCCGGATCCTCGCCAAGCTCGAACTGCGGGACCGCACGCAGGCGGTGGTCTTCGCCTACGAGAACGGCCTCACCGGTTCGCCGGGAGAGGAGACCTGA
- a CDS encoding YbaK/EbsC family protein, whose amino-acid sequence MATSRTNGGGGAARFRSALEATGLSPEQRSFPESTRSAVEAANAIGCELAQITKSLVFQVDGEPVLVLIDGASRVDPRKVAAALSAERVERADARLVREATGYAIGGVAPFGHATRLRVLADEGLTRHQILWAAAGTPNAVFSLTPAELFAHTKAVLADVSAL is encoded by the coding sequence ATGGCAACCTCCCGCACCAACGGCGGCGGTGGCGCCGCCCGCTTCCGGTCCGCCCTGGAGGCCACCGGCCTCAGCCCTGAGCAGCGCTCGTTCCCGGAGTCGACGAGGAGCGCGGTCGAGGCCGCGAACGCGATCGGCTGCGAGCTCGCCCAGATCACCAAGTCCCTCGTCTTCCAGGTGGACGGGGAGCCGGTGCTGGTGCTGATCGACGGGGCGTCCCGGGTGGACCCCCGCAAGGTGGCGGCGGCGCTCAGCGCCGAGCGGGTGGAACGCGCGGACGCGCGGCTGGTCCGCGAGGCGACGGGGTACGCGATCGGCGGGGTCGCGCCGTTCGGCCATGCGACCCGGCTGCGGGTGCTGGCGGACGAGGGGCTCACCCGCCACCAGATCCTGTGGGCGGCGGCGGGGACGCCGAACGCGGTCTTCTCCCTGACCCCCGCCGAACTCTTCGCCCACACGAAGGCCGTACTCGCGGACGTCTCAGCGCTGTGA
- a CDS encoding penicillin-binding transpeptidase domain-containing protein — protein sequence MFVQANHYQNNQANQRNAIQRFNQKRGDILVAGQPVTGSKATSGAYRYQRTYTQGPLYAPVTGYSSQIYGNTLIEGVEDAILNGTDSRLARYPLWNAITRQQVAAGNVKTTIDPKAQQAAFSGLGSARGAVAAIDPSTGAILALASTPSYDPSLIAGSDRAAQQKWTSLNNDPATPMLNRALRQTYPPGSTFKIVTASAALDKGVVTDVNAATTSPNPYTPPDTDHPITNESTQDACTDATLMYALQVSCNTVFAKLGDEVGEQDMVRTAQAYGFDDGGLTIPVGVSKSVFPTGLTSQAFLALSSIGQYDTAATPLQMAMVAAAVANGGTLMKPHLVSELDRSDGTAIERFAPETYSHPIDSTVAGELQDMMVNVVAKGTGTSAQIPGVTVGGKTGTAQNGVDNSGKPYAWFISWARPSGASSSPVAVAVVIEDSNAARADVSGGGLAAPIARSVMQAVLSG from the coding sequence ATGTTCGTCCAGGCGAACCACTACCAGAACAACCAGGCCAACCAGCGGAACGCGATCCAGCGCTTCAACCAGAAGCGCGGCGACATCCTCGTCGCCGGCCAGCCCGTCACCGGCAGCAAGGCCACCTCCGGCGCCTACAGGTACCAGCGCACCTACACCCAGGGCCCGCTCTACGCCCCCGTCACCGGCTACTCCTCGCAGATCTACGGCAACACGCTGATCGAGGGCGTCGAGGACGCCATCCTCAACGGCACCGACTCCCGGCTCGCCCGCTACCCGCTGTGGAACGCGATCACCCGTCAGCAGGTGGCCGCCGGGAACGTGAAGACCACCATCGACCCCAAGGCCCAGCAGGCCGCCTTCAGCGGACTCGGCTCCGCGCGCGGTGCGGTCGCCGCGATCGACCCGAGCACCGGCGCGATCCTCGCCCTCGCCTCGACGCCCTCCTACGACCCGTCCCTGATCGCCGGCAGCGACCGCGCCGCCCAGCAGAAGTGGACGTCGCTGAACAACGATCCGGCGACCCCCATGCTCAACCGCGCGCTGCGGCAGACCTATCCGCCCGGTTCCACCTTCAAGATCGTGACGGCCTCGGCCGCTCTCGACAAGGGCGTGGTCACCGACGTCAACGCGGCCACCACCAGCCCGAACCCGTACACCCCGCCGGACACCGACCACCCGATCACCAACGAGTCCACCCAGGACGCCTGCACCGACGCCACCCTGATGTACGCCCTCCAGGTCTCCTGCAACACCGTCTTCGCCAAGCTCGGCGACGAGGTCGGCGAGCAGGACATGGTGAGGACGGCCCAGGCGTACGGCTTCGACGACGGCGGTCTCACCATCCCGGTCGGCGTCTCGAAGAGCGTCTTCCCGACCGGCCTGACCAGCCAGGCCTTCCTCGCCCTCTCCTCGATCGGGCAGTACGACACGGCCGCCACCCCCCTGCAGATGGCGATGGTCGCGGCGGCCGTCGCCAACGGCGGGACGCTGATGAAGCCGCATCTGGTGAGCGAGCTGGACCGGTCGGACGGCACGGCGATCGAGAGGTTCGCGCCGGAGACCTACTCCCACCCGATCGACTCCACGGTGGCCGGCGAACTCCAGGACATGATGGTGAACGTGGTCGCCAAGGGCACCGGCACCAGCGCCCAGATCCCCGGCGTGACGGTCGGCGGCAAGACCGGTACCGCGCAGAACGGCGTGGACAACAGCGGCAAGCCGTACGCCTGGTTCATCTCCTGGGCGCGGCCGTCCGGCGCGTCCAGCTCGCCGGTGGCGGTCGCGGTGGTGATCGAGGACAGCAACGCGGCCCGGGCGGACGTCAGCGGCGGCGGCCTGGCCGCGCCGATCGCCCGCTCGGTGATGCAGGCGGTCCTCAGTGGCTGA
- a CDS encoding penicillin-binding transpeptidase domain-containing protein, which translates to MGVVAAGILGFGGYGAYNILHALTDTGGSSGTSIGTVGGAPSTSQATDLAHKFLDDWSAGRDDQAGSETDSPQTAQSALDAYRSDLGVQSLTFGQVSAEAGGDTDHPSDVRVSFQASLKLGSGIGAWSYDGRLDITNDAGQARVRWDNDVLYPGLKDSEKLIAGSIPASGTEITDRHGTVLDTTADPSLGPIVSALSDKYAGQLNGTPGKGIAVVAAESSNGQGSAVTKRVLKSVTQPKPATLRTTLDASLQAAAEKAVRLPELKGLPTALVAIDPSDGQIRAVADPSGTTALTGHIAPGSTFKLITSAALLDKGGLSTSSPATCTPTVMVNGETFHNVDNESASGSTLARDFEMSCNTAFIRLADNHLGMTDIKDEADGVFGLDGNWQVGVPTPDGAVPDPGGSRNERAGDAIGQGQVAVSPLTMASVTATVASGTFRQPVLLPSLPQTPAARSLSPSAAAAIRSMMRGTAQYGTAAPRLSGFSGVGAKTGTAEVGDGTNGWFVAYDSRIAVAAVTLGGHTGADSAGYAVKSLLSSDG; encoded by the coding sequence GTGGGGGTCGTCGCAGCGGGGATCCTCGGCTTCGGCGGGTACGGCGCGTACAACATCCTCCACGCCCTGACCGACACCGGCGGAAGCTCCGGCACCAGCATCGGGACGGTCGGCGGCGCGCCCAGCACCTCGCAGGCGACCGACCTGGCCCACAAGTTCCTCGACGACTGGTCGGCCGGGCGGGACGACCAGGCGGGCAGCGAGACGGACAGCCCGCAGACCGCGCAGAGCGCCCTGGACGCCTACCGCTCGGACCTCGGCGTCCAGTCGCTGACGTTCGGTCAGGTCTCGGCGGAGGCCGGCGGCGACACCGACCACCCCTCCGACGTCCGGGTCTCCTTCCAGGCCTCGCTGAAGCTCGGCTCCGGCATCGGCGCCTGGTCGTACGACGGACGCCTCGACATCACCAACGACGCCGGGCAGGCCCGGGTGCGCTGGGACAACGACGTTCTCTACCCCGGGCTGAAGGACAGCGAGAAGCTCATCGCCGGCTCGATCCCGGCCAGCGGCACGGAGATCACCGACCGGCACGGGACCGTGCTGGACACCACCGCCGACCCGTCGCTGGGCCCGATCGTCTCCGCCCTCTCCGACAAGTACGCGGGCCAGCTGAACGGCACCCCGGGCAAGGGCATCGCCGTCGTCGCCGCGGAGAGCTCCAACGGGCAGGGCAGCGCGGTGACCAAGCGCGTCCTCAAGTCCGTGACCCAGCCCAAGCCGGCGACCCTCCGCACCACCCTGGACGCGAGCCTCCAGGCCGCCGCCGAGAAGGCGGTACGGCTCCCCGAACTCAAGGGCCTGCCCACCGCGCTGGTCGCCATCGACCCCTCGGACGGGCAGATCCGGGCGGTGGCGGACCCTAGCGGGACCACGGCGCTGACCGGTCACATCGCTCCCGGGTCCACCTTCAAGCTGATCACCTCGGCCGCACTGCTGGACAAGGGCGGGCTCTCCACCAGCAGTCCCGCCACCTGTACGCCCACCGTCATGGTGAACGGTGAGACCTTTCACAACGTCGACAACGAGTCCGCCAGCGGCTCCACCCTCGCCCGGGACTTCGAGATGTCCTGCAACACCGCCTTCATCCGGCTCGCCGACAACCATCTGGGCATGACCGACATCAAGGACGAGGCGGACGGCGTCTTCGGCCTGGACGGTAACTGGCAGGTCGGCGTCCCCACCCCGGACGGGGCGGTCCCCGACCCCGGCGGCAGCCGGAACGAGCGGGCCGGCGACGCCATCGGCCAGGGCCAGGTCGCGGTCAGCCCGCTCACCATGGCCTCGGTCACCGCCACCGTCGCCTCCGGGACCTTCCGCCAGCCCGTGCTGTTGCCGAGCCTGCCGCAGACCCCGGCCGCCCGCTCGCTCTCCCCCTCCGCCGCGGCCGCCATCCGCTCGATGATGCGCGGCACCGCCCAGTACGGCACCGCCGCCCCGCGGCTCTCCGGCTTCAGCGGGGTCGGCGCCAAGACCGGCACCGCCGAGGTCGGCGACGGCACCAACGGCTGGTTCGTCGCCTACGACAGCCGGATCGCGGTGGCCGCGGTCACCCTCGGCGGCCACACCGGCGCCGACTCGGCCGGCTACGCGGTCAAGTCCCTTCTGAGCTCGGACGGCTGA